A window from Malania oleifera isolate guangnan ecotype guangnan chromosome 7, ASM2987363v1, whole genome shotgun sequence encodes these proteins:
- the LOC131159619 gene encoding probable calcium-binding protein CML18, protein MLKMITAKKSSKVPPSTVSTDDSDAVSLSSSSFSFSSTSSSSSSSSFAELNKPKEQSPQEDADMEELQKMFNKYDANGDGKISYDELRAILCALGSDMSPNELQHAMSEMDKDGDGYVDLAEFAEFHSGAAASAGSCRNRELRDAFEVFDQDKNGLISAKELHEVMKRLGEKVSLSDCRRMIRSVDSDGDGNVDFEEFKKMMSGR, encoded by the coding sequence ATGCTCAAGATGATCACTGCTAAGAAGAGCTCCAAAGTACCACCGTCCACCGTTTCCACGGACGACTCCGACGCTGTTTCTCTCTCATcctcctctttctctttctcttcaacctcttcttcttcttcttcttcctccttcgcGGAGCTCAACAAGCCTAAAGAGCAGAGCCCCCAAGAAGACGCCGACATGGAGGAGCTGCAGAAGATGTTCAACAAGTACGACGCCAACGGCGATGGAAAGATCTCCTACGACGAGCTCCGAGCGATTCTCTGCGCGCTCGGTTCCGACATGTCTCCGAACGAGCTCCAGCACGCAATGTCCGAGATGGACAAGGACGGCGACGGCTACGTCGATCTAGCGGAGTTCGCCGAGTTCCACAGCGGCGCAGCCGCCTCTGCCGGAAGCTGCCGGAACAGGGAGCTCCGCGACGCGTTCGAGGTGTTCGATCAGGACAAGAACGGCCTGATATCGGCGAAGGAGTTGCACGAGGTAATGAAGAGACTCGGGGAGAAGGTTTCGTTGAGTGACTGCCGTCGGATGATCAGGAGCGTGGACTCGGACGGGGATGGGAACGTTGACTTCGAGGAATTCAAGAAGATGATGTCCGGCCGTTGA